A genomic segment from Triticum dicoccoides isolate Atlit2015 ecotype Zavitan chromosome 1A, WEW_v2.0, whole genome shotgun sequence encodes:
- the LOC119301777 gene encoding uncharacterized protein LOC119301777 produces MGTEVLRPHDCLTRVRHHAHAHAHAGSRRSPRPAARRRRGTARRAQAASPLPQEVRVKVSPATADAAYAGPAFGVMSPSPRALPLPRFSNTKTAAPATVEDSATRELRRLLGLERPAN; encoded by the coding sequence ATGGGAACGGAGGTGCTCCGCCCGCACGACTGCCTGACCCGCGTCCGCCACCacgcccacgcccacgcccacGCCGGCTCCAGGCGGTCGCCGCGCCCGGCCGCGAGGAGGCGCCGCGGCACCGCTCGGCGCGCCCAGGCGGCGTCGCCCCTGCCGCAAGAGGTGCGGGTCAAGGTGTCGCCCGCCACCGCGGACGCCGCGTACGCCGGGCCAGCGTTCGGcgtcatgtcgccgtcgccgcgggCGCTGCCGCTGCCGCGCTTCAGCAACACCAAGACGGCAGCCCCGGCCACCGTGGAGGACTCGGCCACGCGGGAGCTCCGGCGGCTGCTGGGCCTCGAGCGGCCGGCCAACTAA
- the LOC119278847 gene encoding cytochrome P450 734A1-like isoform X2, with protein sequence MGSPAAILLAVLLAVLAYVLRVLRSLVWVPHRLERRLRRQGIRGPPRRLISGNGADYGALLAAAQSKPLASFHHAIVGRVAPHYREWAARYGRPFVFWFGPRSWLVFSSPEVAKAALNDSTGTFDKAGNGGGGNPLARQLMGEGLVGLTGEKWAHHRRVISPAFNMERVKGWIPEMSAIASSMLDKWEVQGGTHTEFEIDASKEFQTLSSDVISCVAFGSSYEEGKRIFQLQEEQIKLALIAMRTFYFPGFRFVPTKKNRRRHSLNQEIRSSLRKLIETNGRKCEDSKNLLGLMLSASKTDNEFKMGIEEIIDECKTFYFAGKETTANLLTWATLLLALHKEWQDKARDEVYQVCGKHKHPNAENLSSLKIVNMVLKETLRLYPPALFVNRTVTRDVKLGKLDIPADGKSYHLGAYFPFGIGPAICVGQNLAMVEAKLALAMVLQRFALDVSTSYVHAPMKVMTLQPQYGAQLLVHKI encoded by the exons ATGGGCAGCCCTGCCGCCATCCTCCTCGCCGTGCTACTCGCCGTGCTCGCGTACGTGCTTCGCGTGCTCCGCAGCCTCGTGTGGGTCCCGCACCGACTGGAGCGCCGCCTGCGGCGGCAGGGCATCCGGGGGCCTCCGCGCAGGCTCATCTCCGGAAACGGGGCCGACTACGGCGCCCTTCTCGCCGCCGCCCAGTCCAAGCCGCTCGCCTCCTTCCACCACGCCATCGTCGGCCGCGTCGCGCCGCACTACCGCGAGTGGGCGGCGCGGTACGGCCGGCCGTTTGTGTTCTGGTTCGGGCCCCGGTCGTGGCTGGTGTTCTCCAGCCCGGAAGTCGCCAAGGCCGCGCTGAACGACTCCACGGGGACCTTCGATAAGgctggcaacggcggcggcggcaacccgCTCGCTCGGCAGCTCATGGGCGAGGGGCTGGTGGGGCTCACCGGGGAGAAGTGGGCGCACCACCGCCGCGTGATCTCGCCCGCCTTCAACATGGAGAGGGTCAAG GGCTGGATACCAGAAATGTCAGCAATTGCCTCATCCATGCTGGATAAATGGGAAGTCCAAGGAGGAACCCACACTGAGTTTGAGATTGATGCAAGTAAAGAATTCCAAACTTTGAGTTCTGATGTCATTTCCTGTGTGGCATTTGGAAGTAGCTACGAGGAAGGAAAGCGGATTTTTCAATTGCAAGAAGAACAGATAAAACTAGCCCTCATTGCAATGAGAACCTTCTACTTTCCTGGATTCAG GTTTGTACCGACAAAGAAGAACCGAAGAAGGCATAGCCTAAACCAGGAAATCCGAAGTTCTCTGCGGAAATTGATTGAGACCAATGGAAGGAAGTGTGAGGACTCCAAAAATTTGCTTGGCTTGATGCTATCAGCCAGCAAAACTGACAACGAGTTCAAAATGGGAATCGAAGAGATCATTGATGAGTGCAAGACATTTTACTTTGCTGGTAAGGAAACAACCGCAAATTTGTTGACATGGGCAACACTTCTGCTGGCATTGCATAAAGAATGGCAAGACAAAGCCCGCGACGAAGTCTATCAAGTGTGTGGCAAGCACAAGCACCCAAACGCGGAAAATCTGAGCAGTCTCAAAATT GTAAATATGGTGTTGAAGGAGACCCTCAGGCTGTATCCTCCAGCTCTGTTCGTTAACAGGACAGTCACTAGGGATGTGAAGCTgggcaaactcgacatccctgcag ATGGCAAGAGCTACCACCTTGGCGCGTACTTCCCCTTTGGGATTGGCCCTGCCATCTGTGTTGGGCAGAATCTCGCGATGGTTGAGGCAAAGCTGGCGCTTGCAATGGTCCTCCAACGGTTTGCGCTTGATGTCTCGACGTCCTATGTTCATGCGCCGATGAAGGTGATGACCCTCCAACCCCAGTATGGTGCTCAACTTCTTGTCCACAAGATCTGA
- the LOC119278847 gene encoding cytochrome P450 734A1-like isoform X1 yields MGSPAAILLAVLLAVLAYVLRVLRSLVWVPHRLERRLRRQGIRGPPRRLISGNGADYGALLAAAQSKPLASFHHAIVGRVAPHYREWAARYGRPFVFWFGPRSWLVFSSPEVAKAALNDSTGTFDKAGNGGGGNPLARQLMGEGLVGLTGEKWAHHRRVISPAFNMERVKGWIPEMSAIASSMLDKWEVQGGTHTEFEIDASKEFQTLSSDVISCVAFGSSYEEGKRIFQLQEEQIKLALIAMRTFYFPGFRFVPTKKNRRRHSLNQEIRSSLRKLIETNGRKCEDSKNLLGLMLSASKTDNEFKMGIEEIIDECKTFYFAGKETTANLLTWATLLLALHKEWQDKARDEVYQVCGKHKHPNAENLSSLKIVNMVLKETLRLYPPALFVNRTVTRDVKLGKLDIPAGTQLNLPIIDIHHDVDIWGANAEEFDPSRFADGKSYHLGAYFPFGIGPAICVGQNLAMVEAKLALAMVLQRFALDVSTSYVHAPMKVMTLQPQYGAQLLVHKI; encoded by the exons ATGGGCAGCCCTGCCGCCATCCTCCTCGCCGTGCTACTCGCCGTGCTCGCGTACGTGCTTCGCGTGCTCCGCAGCCTCGTGTGGGTCCCGCACCGACTGGAGCGCCGCCTGCGGCGGCAGGGCATCCGGGGGCCTCCGCGCAGGCTCATCTCCGGAAACGGGGCCGACTACGGCGCCCTTCTCGCCGCCGCCCAGTCCAAGCCGCTCGCCTCCTTCCACCACGCCATCGTCGGCCGCGTCGCGCCGCACTACCGCGAGTGGGCGGCGCGGTACGGCCGGCCGTTTGTGTTCTGGTTCGGGCCCCGGTCGTGGCTGGTGTTCTCCAGCCCGGAAGTCGCCAAGGCCGCGCTGAACGACTCCACGGGGACCTTCGATAAGgctggcaacggcggcggcggcaacccgCTCGCTCGGCAGCTCATGGGCGAGGGGCTGGTGGGGCTCACCGGGGAGAAGTGGGCGCACCACCGCCGCGTGATCTCGCCCGCCTTCAACATGGAGAGGGTCAAG GGCTGGATACCAGAAATGTCAGCAATTGCCTCATCCATGCTGGATAAATGGGAAGTCCAAGGAGGAACCCACACTGAGTTTGAGATTGATGCAAGTAAAGAATTCCAAACTTTGAGTTCTGATGTCATTTCCTGTGTGGCATTTGGAAGTAGCTACGAGGAAGGAAAGCGGATTTTTCAATTGCAAGAAGAACAGATAAAACTAGCCCTCATTGCAATGAGAACCTTCTACTTTCCTGGATTCAG GTTTGTACCGACAAAGAAGAACCGAAGAAGGCATAGCCTAAACCAGGAAATCCGAAGTTCTCTGCGGAAATTGATTGAGACCAATGGAAGGAAGTGTGAGGACTCCAAAAATTTGCTTGGCTTGATGCTATCAGCCAGCAAAACTGACAACGAGTTCAAAATGGGAATCGAAGAGATCATTGATGAGTGCAAGACATTTTACTTTGCTGGTAAGGAAACAACCGCAAATTTGTTGACATGGGCAACACTTCTGCTGGCATTGCATAAAGAATGGCAAGACAAAGCCCGCGACGAAGTCTATCAAGTGTGTGGCAAGCACAAGCACCCAAACGCGGAAAATCTGAGCAGTCTCAAAATT GTAAATATGGTGTTGAAGGAGACCCTCAGGCTGTATCCTCCAGCTCTGTTCGTTAACAGGACAGTCACTAGGGATGTGAAGCTgggcaaactcgacatccctgcagGCACGCAGCTCAATCTGCCTATTATTGACATTCACCATGATGTCGACATATGGGGAGCTAATGCGGAGGAGTTCGATCCATCGAGGTTTGCAGATGGCAAGAGCTACCACCTTGGCGCGTACTTCCCCTTTGGGATTGGCCCTGCCATCTGTGTTGGGCAGAATCTCGCGATGGTTGAGGCAAAGCTGGCGCTTGCAATGGTCCTCCAACGGTTTGCGCTTGATGTCTCGACGTCCTATGTTCATGCGCCGATGAAGGTGATGACCCTCCAACCCCAGTATGGTGCTCAACTTCTTGTCCACAAGATCTGA
- the LOC119278860 gene encoding cytochrome P450 734A1-like, translating to MAALAALLLAALLAALAYLLRLLRSLVWVPHRLERRLRRQGIRGPPRSLLYGNAAEYGALIAAHSAPLASFHHAFVGRAAPEYRDWAAQYGRPFVFWFGPRPRLVVSGPEVAKAVLTDSTGAFRKGSGSNVNPLSRQLLGEGLVALTGEKWAHHRRVISPAFNMERIKGWIPEISAITSSMLDKWEVQGETRAEFEIDVNKEFHTLSADVISCIAFGSSYEEGKRIFQLQDEQVQLALLAMRTFYFPGFRFVPTKKNQRRHSLNKEIRNSLRRLIEINRKKCEDSKNLLGLMLSASKTDTEFKMGIEEIIDECKTFYFAGKETTANLLTWATLLLALCKEWQHKARDEVLQVCGKNEHPNAETLSSLKIVNMVLKETLRLYPPALFVNRTVSRDVKLGKLDIPAGTQLNLPIIEMHHDVNIWGANADEFDPSRFADGKSYHLGAYFPFGIGPAICVGQNLTMVEAKLALAMVLQRFAFDVSPSYVHAPMMAMTLQPEYGAQVLVHKI from the exons ATGGCCGCCCTCGCCGCGCTTCTCCTCGCGGCCCTACTCGCCGCGCTCGCGTACCTGCTCCGCCTGCTCCGCTCCCTCGTGTGGGTCCCGCACCGCCTGGAGCGCCGCCTGCGCCGGCAGGGCATCCGGGGGCCCCCGCGCAGCCTGCTCTACGGCAACGCGGCCGAGTACGGCGCGCTGATCGCCGCCCATTCCGCGCCGCTGGCCTCCTTCCACCACGCCTTCGTCGGCCGCGCCGCGCCGGAATACCGCGACTGGGCGGCGCAGTACGGCCGCCCGTTCGTGTTCTGGTTCGGGCCCCGGCCGCGGCTGGTGGTCTCCGGCCCGGAGGTCGCCAAGGCCGTGCTGACCGACTCCACGGGGGCCTTCAGAAAGGGTTCCGGGAGCAACGTCAACCCGCTCTCTCGGCAGCTCCTCGGCGAGGGGCTGGTGGCCCTCACCGGGGAGAAGTGGGCGCACCACCGCCGTGTGATATCGCCCGCCTTCAACATGGAGAGAATCAAG GGTTGGATTCCAGAAATATCAGCTATCACTTCATCCATGCTGGATAAATGGGAAGTTCAAGGAGAAACCCGCGCTGAGTTTGAGATTGATGTAAATAAAGAATTCCACACTTTGAGTGCAGATGTCATTTCTTGTATAGCATTTGGAAGTAGCTACGAGGAAGGAAAGCGAATTTTTCAATTGCAAGATGAACAGGTACAACTTGCACTCCTTGCAATGAGAACCTTCTACTTTCCTGGATTCAG GTTTGTGCCGACAAAGAAGAACCAAAGAAGGCATAGCCTAAACAAGGAAATCCGAAATTCTTTGCGCAGATTGATTGAGATAAATCGAAAGAAGTGTGAAGATTCCAAAAATTTGCTTGGCTTGATGCTATCAGCCAGCAAAACTGACACTGAGTTTAAAATGGGAATCGAAGAGATCATTGATGAGTGCAAAACATTTTACTTTGCCGGTAAAGAAACAACTGCAAATTTATTGACATGGGCAACACTTCTGCTGGCATTGTGTAAAGAATGGCAACACAAGGCCCGAGATGAAGTCTTGCAAGTGTGTGGCAAGAACGAGCACCCAAATGCGGAAACCTTGAGCAGTCTCAAAATT GTAAATATGGTGTTGAAGGAGACCCTCAGGCTGTACCCTCCAGCTCTGTTCGTCAACAGGACGGTCAGTAGGGATGTGAAGCTaggcaaactcgacatccctgcggGCACACAGCTCAATCTGCCTATTATTGAGATGCACCATGATGTCAACATATGGGGAGCTAATGCGGATGAGTTTGATCCATCGAGGTTTGCAGATGGCAAGAGCTATCACCTCGGCGCGTACTTCCCCTTTGGGATTGGCCCTGCCATCTGTGTTGGCCAGAATCTCACGATGGTTGAGGCAAAGCTGGCGCTTGCAATGGTCCTCCAACGCTTTGCGTTTGATGTCTCGCCGTCCTATGTTCATGCGCCGATGATGGCGATGACCCTCCAACCCGAGTACGGTGCTCAAGTTCTTGTCCACAAGATCTAA